In a genomic window of Vicinamibacteria bacterium:
- a CDS encoding VWA domain-containing protein: protein MAIIRYHRYQGELWDDLDLEDLVGELSDFLLQSGFGYEPGEWDGDDLQALHDAILEALMRRGLLSDEDLQNLMDDQDALEQFLQKTVERLVREGYLSAREGQPFHDPTGGGGFGPGSPPVKFELTEKAVDFLGYKTLRDLLGSLGKSSFGRHDTRDLATGIEASGPSKTYEFGDTLNLDVSGTLLSALAREGLKVPIDVDYKDLLVHQAEYQSSCATVVMLDCSHSMILYGEDRFTPAKKVALALSHLIRSQYPGDSLQLVLFHDSAEEVPLSQLAKVRVGPYYTNTREGLRLAQRILARQRKDMKQIVMITDGKPSALTEGDGRIYRNPFGLDPRVVALTLKEVANCRRQGVLVNTFMLARDRDLVAFVKKVTEMCRGKAYFTTPYSLGQFVLMDYLNKKVRTVH, encoded by the coding sequence ATGGCCATCATCCGCTACCACCGGTACCAGGGCGAGCTGTGGGACGACCTCGACCTCGAGGATCTGGTGGGGGAGCTCTCCGACTTCCTGCTCCAGAGCGGCTTCGGCTACGAGCCCGGGGAGTGGGACGGGGACGACCTCCAGGCCCTGCACGACGCCATTCTCGAGGCCCTCATGCGTCGGGGGCTCCTCTCCGACGAGGACCTCCAGAACCTCATGGACGACCAGGACGCCCTCGAGCAGTTCCTGCAGAAGACGGTGGAGCGGCTGGTCCGGGAGGGCTACCTCTCCGCCCGCGAGGGGCAGCCCTTCCACGACCCCACGGGGGGAGGCGGCTTCGGCCCCGGCAGCCCCCCCGTTAAGTTCGAGTTGACCGAGAAGGCGGTGGACTTCCTGGGCTACAAGACACTGCGCGACCTCCTGGGCTCCCTCGGCAAGTCCTCCTTCGGCCGCCACGACACGCGTGACCTGGCCACCGGTATCGAGGCCTCGGGGCCGTCCAAGACCTACGAGTTTGGGGACACCTTGAACCTGGACGTGAGCGGGACCCTCCTCTCCGCGCTGGCGCGCGAGGGGCTCAAGGTCCCGATCGACGTGGATTACAAGGACCTGCTCGTACACCAGGCCGAGTACCAGTCCTCCTGCGCCACCGTCGTCATGCTGGACTGCTCGCACAGCATGATCCTCTACGGGGAGGATCGCTTCACCCCCGCCAAGAAGGTGGCTCTCGCCCTCTCCCACCTGATCCGGAGCCAGTATCCGGGGGACAGCCTGCAGCTCGTGCTCTTCCACGACTCCGCGGAGGAGGTGCCGCTCTCCCAGCTCGCCAAGGTGCGGGTCGGGCCTTACTACACGAACACCCGGGAGGGCCTGCGTCTGGCCCAGCGCATCCTGGCCCGCCAGCGCAAGGACATGAAGCAGATCGTGATGATCACGGACGGGAAGCCCTCCGCCCTCACGGAAGGAGACGGCCGAATCTACCGCAACCCCTTCGGCCTCGACCCGCGGGTGGTGGCCCTGACCCTGAAGGAGGTGGCGAACTGCCGACGGCAGGGGGTCCTGGTCAACACCTTCATGCTCGCCCGCGACCGCGATCTGGTGGCTTTCGTCAAGAAGGTGACCGAGATGTGCCGGGGCAAGGCCTACTTCACTACCCCCTACAGCCTCGGCCAGTTCGTCCTCATGGACTATCTGAACAAGAAGGTCCGTACGGTGCACTGA
- a CDS encoding metalloregulator ArsR/SmtB family transcription factor, whose amino-acid sequence MPRTKKAPKKRSRTAHEDLRILNLVFEALAHPTRRQILLILKLRGGHMTAGQIASRFSCTWPTITRHLNALQRAGLVHVQQRGRVRTYSLEQKTMLIMLRGWLQWFERTEALPPGPRLLLKKALGGVTESVSVLRPRR is encoded by the coding sequence GTGCCCAGAACAAAGAAAGCGCCCAAGAAGAGAAGTCGCACCGCCCATGAGGACCTGCGGATCCTCAACCTCGTCTTCGAGGCCCTGGCCCATCCCACCCGCCGCCAGATCCTGCTCATCCTGAAGCTTCGGGGTGGACACATGACGGCGGGACAGATCGCGAGCCGCTTCTCCTGCACCTGGCCCACCATTACCCGTCACTTGAACGCCCTGCAGAGAGCGGGACTCGTCCACGTCCAGCAGCGCGGCCGGGTGCGCACCTACAGCCTGGAGCAGAAGACGATGCTCATCATGCTCCGGGGGTGGCTGCAGTGGTTCGAGCGCACGGAGGCGCTCCCCCCCGGACCGCGGCTCCTGCTCAAGAAGGCGCTGGGCGGAGTCACGGAGAGCGTGAGCGTCCTCCGGCCGCGTCGTTGA